The region ATTTGTTGTGCAACCATTCGTGCAGCTACTCTTCTAGGTTCAAGCATAATAATCATCTTATCTTCAAGCCAAGATTCATTTAGTAAAGAAATAGGAACTACAGTACTTTTTCCAGCCCCTGGTGGTGCTTCTAAAATAAGAGTAGACTCTCTTTTTAGTGTAGTTTTTATATCATCTAAGACTTCATAAATGGGTAAGTTTTTCATTATCTTATATTAACTTTTTTTTGTTGATTTTTTACTAACTAAAATACCACCAACTACAATAAGAACAATTCCTATAAAAGTATATATATCAGGAAATAAATCACCTAACATAACACCAAAACCAATAGCAAAAGGAATATTTGTATAACTTACAACTCCTATAATACTAGCCTTACTTAAACTATAAGCACGAGTAAGAAACCACTGAGATGCTGTTGAGATAAAAGCCATGATAACAATAAGACCCCAGACAAAAGGTTCTGTATGTATTTGAAAAGTGACATATGGAGTAAAAAGAAAAAGTACTATTGGAATAATCATACCAGTTGTCATAAATGAAAGCATAATTACTCTTGCATCATAAATATCTTTGATTTTCTTTATAGTTGCATATGCAGCTGCTGCAAAAAAGCCACCTAACACTCCTAATATATGCTCAAAAGATATTTCAATACCAAAAGGTTTCATAATAAATATAATTCCTAAAAATCCAATAATAAGAGCAAAAAAAGTTTGAGTATTAATAGTCTCTTTCATCAAATAATAGGCAAGTATTGTTACAAAAAATGGTGATGTTTTATTTAGTATCACAGCTTCCCCTAAAGGTATAGTTGCAATTGTATAAAAAAATAGTAACATAGCTGATGCTCCAAACACGCCTCTTAAAAAAAGTAAATGTACTTTAGAACTATCAAAAGAGACAGAAACTCTTTTTAAACTATATAAGATAATCAAAACTCCTAAAAAATTTCTATAAAATACTATCTCAATAGGATCCATTGATTCTGAAAGTATTTTTGTTACTGCTCCATTAAGTGCCGAGATTAAAGCACTTAAAAGCATAAATACGACACCTTTATCTATTGATTTTAGTTTTGATAGTGAGTCTAATTTCTCTGACAAATATAGCCTTTAAAATATTTTGTTAAATTGATTATCAAGTTGAAGATAAAACTTATAATCTTTTTTATCGATTGAAATTCTTAGAAAATATAAATTTTTTACATTTTTATAATCGACAGGTTCATCAGATAAATCTTTAAATTTGATATCTTGTAAAAAAGTAAAGTCTTGTTCATTTAGACATATAACAATTGAATTTGATAAACTCAAAAATACTTCTTTTTCATTTTGAGTATATTGCCCTAAAACTGACGCAAGTTCTATTGGAAGATGATATATTATTTCATACTCTTCATCTTCACTTTCAAATGCAAATAAATAGCTTGAATATTTATCCTCTTGTAATGAGTTTACACTATGAAATAAATCATTTTTAATTACAGTTTTTAATATAATCCTATCAAAAGTATTACTAATCACTTGTAATATGAGTTCCCTAATTTTTGTATTTCTAGATGAAGGTTTATAATTTATATCTGAAGGATTTAATATATCATCAGGATTTCTTTCTATTGTGGCTTCTATATTTTCGTTAG is a window of Arcobacter sp. LA11 DNA encoding:
- a CDS encoding DMT family transporter; protein product: MSEKLDSLSKLKSIDKGVVFMLLSALISALNGAVTKILSESMDPIEIVFYRNFLGVLIILYSLKRVSVSFDSSKVHLLFLRGVFGASAMLLFFYTIATIPLGEAVILNKTSPFFVTILAYYLMKETINTQTFFALIIGFLGIIFIMKPFGIEISFEHILGVLGGFFAAAAYATIKKIKDIYDARVIMLSFMTTGMIIPIVLFLFTPYVTFQIHTEPFVWGLIVIMAFISTASQWFLTRAYSLSKASIIGVVSYTNIPFAIGFGVMLGDLFPDIYTFIGIVLIVVGGILVSKKSTKKS